From Vitis vinifera cultivar Pinot Noir 40024 chromosome 14, ASM3070453v1, a single genomic window includes:
- the LOC104881508 gene encoding uncharacterized protein LOC104881508, with protein MDEMVEQYGKELKYGNDVADTILFPQLPSLTLQHLPKLLNVCSEVKVLPSIYVSMKELRSTQVKSEGICLEGEPGTHILLSSKQEIWHGQIPPKSFCNLHSLHVENCASLLKVLPSYLLRSLQNLEVVILKNCDILEEVFDLEGLDVNNEHVRLLSKLTKLSLIGLPKLRHICNKDPRDNLCFQNLKWLNVDNCGSLRNLFPSSMASDPMPLGGVEVMATGSIIFPQLTHLSLESLPNLTNVYPGCHSLQQLDHGNLDMPFGVLFNEKVAFPSLELLNISGLDNVKKIWQNQLLEDSFSQLKEIRVASCGKMLNIFPSSMLNSLQSLQLLRVVDCSSLEVVYDMEWINVEEVVSATQLSKLVLYSLPNLKHIWNKDPYGILTFENLILLEVGYCQSLKYLFPASLVRDLVQLQDLQVSSCGVEELVAKENGPETAPRFVFPVMTSLRLTNLQQFKSFYPGTHTSEWPLLKKLEVRDCDRVKIFAYKFPTFQEIHMESNVDITIQQPLALFETVAFPNLEELTLDSNSATEIQQEQFPVESICKLRVLNVLRYGDNLVAIPSFMLHTLHNLEKLNVRRCGSVKEVVQLEELVDEESHAMALAKLREVQLHDLPELAHLCKENFKRGPRFQNLETLEVWNCDRLISLVPSSVTFQNLATLDVWSCGSLVNLLPPSTAKSLV; from the exons ATGGATGAGATGGTTGAACAATATGgcaaagaattaaaatatgGGAATGATGTAGCTGATACAATTTTGTTCCCTCAATTACCATCCTTGACATTACAACATCTACCAAAGCTGCTAAACGTCTGTTCAGAAGTGAAGGTACTGCCTTCCATTTATGTAAGCATGAAAGAATTGAGGTCAACTCAAGTAAAGTCTGAGGGAATTTGTTTGGAGGGTGAACCGGGTACTCACATACTGCTTTCCAGCAAACAG GAGATATGGCATGGCCAAATTCCACCCAAGTCCTTCTGCAACCTCCACTCACTACATGTGGAGAATTGTGCATCACTATTGAAAGTCTTGCCATCCTATTTGCTACGCAGCTTACAAAATTTGGAagtagtaattttaaaaaactgtgaTATACTAGAAGAAGTATTTGATCTTGAAGGTCTAGATGTTAATAATGAACATGTTCGGCTGCTCTCTAAGTTGACAAAATTAAGCTTAATTGGTCTTCCTAAGTTGAGGCATATATGCAACAAGGACCCTAGAGACAATTTGTGCTTCCAAAACCTGAAATGGCTGAATGTGGACAACTGTGGCAGCTTGAGAAACCTTTTCCCTTCTTCTATGGCCTCAGATCCTATGCCACTTGGAGGTGTAGAAGTGATGGCTACAGGCAGTATCATATTTCCTCAATTAACCCACCTTTCATTGGAGTCTTTGCCCAACCTAACAAACGTCTATCCAGGATGTCATTCTCTACAACAGCTTGACCATGGAAACCTTGATATGCCCTTTGGAGTGCTTTTCAATGAAAAG GTAGCATTTCCTAGCTTGGAATTATTAAATATCTCAGGCCTGGATAATGTGAAAAAGATATGGCAAAATCAACTTCTTGAAGATTCCTTTTCCCAACTAAAAGAGATTAGAGTAGCATCCTGTGGAAAAATGCTGAATATTTTTCCATCCAGTATGCTGAACAGTTTACAGAGTCTACAGCTTCTGAGAGTAGTGGACTGTAGTTCATTAGAAGTGGTTTATGACATGGAGTGGATAAATGTTGAGGAAGTTGTATCAGCCACTCAGTTGAGTAAACTGGTTTTATATTCTCTACCAAACCTTAAGCATATATGGAATAAGGATCCCTACGGAATTCTCACCTTTgaaaacttaatattattagAAGTTGGTTATTGTCAGAGTCTAAAATACCTTTTTCCAGCCTCTTTAGTTAGAGACCTTGTGCAACTTCAGGACCTGCAGGTATCATCTTGTGGGGTAGAGGAACTTgttgcaaaagaaaatggaCCGGAGACAGCTCCTAGGTTTGTATTCCCTGTAATGACCTCTCTAAGACTGACGAATCTGCAACAATTCAAGAGTTTCTACCCTGGGACACATACTTCAGAATGGCCTTTATTGAAAAAGCTGGAGGTGCGTGACTGTGATAGAGTGAAGATATTTGCTTACAAATTTCCAACATTCCAAGAAATACATATGGAGAGCAATGTTGACATCACAATTCAACAGCCACTTGCCTTATTCGAGACG GTTGCATTTCCTAATTTGGAGGAATTGACATTGGATAGTAACAGTGCCACAGAAATACAGCAAGAGCAATTTCCAGTGGAGTCCATTTGCAAACTTAGAGTTCTCAATGTACTGAGATATGGAGATAATTTGGTTGCAATTCCATCCTTTATGCTTCATACGCTACATAATCTGGAAAAACTCAATGTGAGAAGATGTGGTTCAGTCAAAGAGGTTGTACAGCTTGAAGAACTTGTTGATGAGGAAAGTCATGCCATGGCACTTGCTAAGTTAAGAGAAGTGCAGCTGCATGACCTACCTGAGCTGGCGCATTTGTGCAAGGAAAACTTCAAACGAGGCCCTCGTTTTCAAAATCTTGAAACTCTTGAAGTATGGAACTGTGACCGTTTGATAAGTTTGGTACCAAGCTCAGTGACATTCCAGAACCTAGCAACTTTAGATGTATGGTCTTGTGGCAGTCTGGTTAATTTGCTACCACCATCAACAGCTAAAAGTCTGGTGTAA
- the LOC104881528 gene encoding probable disease resistance protein At4g27220, giving the protein MVDNLKASNLLLETGDNAFVRMHDVVCDVALAIASKDHVFSLREGVGLEEWPKLDELQSCSKISLAYDDIRKLPEGLVCPELELFVLYHISDPILKIPNTFFEGMKKLKVLDLTNMHFTSLPSSLCCLANLRTLSLDWCILGDIAIIAELKKLESLSLIGSNIEQLPKEIGQLIHLRLLDLSNCSKLQVIPPNIISSLSQLEYLCMENSFTGWEVEGSNDKKTNACLAELKYLSHLVTLDIEVPDAKLLPKDILFENLIRFKILIGDVWSWCQNCETTETLKLNKLNTSLHSMDGISKLLKRVKDLYLRELSGGNHVLSELDREGFPALKHFHVESSPEIQYIMRSVEQIPGNPVFPALESLYLTKLINLHEVCHGQLPPGSFGYLRIVKVDDCDGIKCLFSISLA; this is encoded by the coding sequence ATGGTTGACAACCTCAAAGCCTCAAATTTGTTACTAGAAACCGGTGACAATGCATTTGTGAGAATGCATGATGTTGTTTGTGATGTTGCCTTAGCAATTGCATCCAAGGATCATGTGTTTTCATTGAGAGAAGGTGTTGGATTGGAAGAATGGCCAAAGCTGGATGAACTCCAAAGCTGCAGCAAGATCTCTTTGGCCTACGATGATATCCGCAAACTTCCTGAAGGATTGGTATGTCCAGAGCTTGAACTTTTTGTGTTATATCACATCAGTGATCCCATTCTGAAAATCCCAAATACATTTTTTGAAGGGATGAAAAAGCTCAAAGTTTTAGATCTCACTAATATGCATTTTACGTCACTCCCTTCATCACTTTGCTGCCTTGCAAATCTTCGAACACTCAGTTTAGATTGGTGCATATTGGGAGATATAGCTATAATTGCAGAGCTAAAGAAATTAGAATCTCTTAGCCTTATAGGTTCTAATATTGAACAGTTGCCCAAAGAAATAGGGCAACTAATCCATCTAAGATTGTTGGATTTGAGTAATTGTTCCAAACTTCAAGTAATTCCACCAAATATCATATCAAGCTTGTCTCAGTTAGAGTATTTGTGTATGGAAAATAGCTTTACAGGATGGGAGGTTGAAGGAtccaatgataaaaaaacaaatgcttGCCTTGCTGAGCTTAAATATTTGTCTCACTTGGTCACTTTAGATATAGAAGTACCAGATGCCAAGTTACTGCCAAAAGACATACTCTTTGAGAACTTGATAAGATTTAAAATACTTATCGGTGATGTCTGGAGTTGGTGTCAAAATTGTGAAACCACAGAAACACTGAAGCTCAATAAGCTCAACACAAGCCTCCATTCGATGGATGGTATTAGTAAATTGTTGAAAAGAGTAAAAGATCTATACTTACGTGAGCTTAGTGGTGGTAATCATGTTCTTTCCGAATTAGATAGGGAAGGTTTTCCAGCATTAAAGCATTTTCATGTTGAAAGCAGTCCAGAAATTCAATATATCATGCGTTCAGTGGAACAGATTCCAGGAAATCCTGTCTTCCCTGCCTTGGAGTCATTGTATCTCACGAAGCTGATTAACTTGCACGAAGTGTGCCATGGACAACTTCCACCAGGGTCCTTTGGCTACTTAAGAATTGTAAAAGTTGATGATTGTGATGGGATTAAGTGTCTCTTTTCAATATCTTTGGCTTGA
- the LOC132255060 gene encoding disease resistance protein At4g27190-like translates to MAEIAIAIAAKVVEYLVAPIGRPFGYLFNYCSNIDNLVHQVEKLGDARAGLQLPWMKAQMGSWKRLGIPFGDDHKGCKIVLTSRNKHVLSNEMGTQKDMPVLHLPEKEALVLFKKIVGDSIDNADFQAIVINVAKECAGLPIALVTVCKGS, encoded by the exons ATGGCAGAAATAGCTATTGCGATTGCAGCAAAAGTTGTTGAATATTTAGTTGCTCCAATTGGACGTCCATTTGGGTATCTGTTCAACTACTGTAGCAACATTGATAATCTCGTCCACCAAGTTGAGAAGCTGGGGGATGCCAGGGCTGGGCTGCAGCTTCCGTGGATGAAG GCGCAAATGGGTTCATGGAAGAGGCTGGGAATTCCTTTTGGAGATGACCATAAGGGGTGTAAAATTGTGTTGACTTCTAGAAATAAACATGTATTGTCCAATGAGATGGGTACCCAGAAGGATATGCCTGTTTTACATTTACCAGAAAAAGAAGCATTAGTTTTATTTAAGAAGATAGTGGGTGATTCCATTGACAATGCGGATTTTCAGGCTATAGTAATCAATGTGGCAAAGGAATGTGCAGGTTTGCCAATTGCACTTGTAACAGTTTGCAAAGGCTCTTAA